Sequence from the Fulvivirga ligni genome:
CACCATGTAAAATAGCTCTATCTTCATTAAGTAGATAGCTTTCTATCGCATGACCAATGGTATGACCGAAGTTTAATACTTTACGCAGACCCCCTTCGTAAGGATCATTATTAACGATATCTGATTTTATCTTTACTGAATGAGGCACCACCTCTGACCAATTCAGCTTAGGAAATGTCATCTCATTTAACTTCACCCAACCAGAATGATCTGCTATTAGGTGATGTTTAATAACTTCTGCAAAGCCGGAACGTAGCTCATTTGAAGGTAAAGTCTTTAAAAATGTCTGATCTATAATTACGGCATTTGGGTCTCTGAAAAGGCCAATGTGATTTTTGTATCCATTAAAATCTATGCCCAATTTACCCCCAACGCTGGCATCTACTTGAGATAGTAATGTTGTTGGGATATTTATAAAGTCAATCCCTCGTTTATAGGTGCTGGCACAGAACCCACCCATGTCTCCAATAACTCCACCACCCAGGTTGATTAGCACTGATTTTCTGTCAAAGGCGTAATGGGTCAGCTCTTGCCAGATGAAACCGCAGGTGTCTAGTGTTTTATTTATTTCACCACTTTTGATCTCTATAACTATATGCTCAGAGAGATGATTTGTGATCAGCGGATAGCAATCTTTTCTGGTGTTTTCATCCACCAAAACAGCTATTTTATTATAACCGCCCTGGTTTAAAATCTCACTTACTTTTACGCCTGCCTCTGATGTATAAATTATGTCACTAGTCACGATTAGAAAAAAGAATAGGTTGAAAAATTGAAGGTGCTATTAGCAAAGTCTAGTGTAGCTTCCCAGCCATTTTATTTTGATGTTAGGGTCATTCATGATTTGGCTGATGTTCTCATCATCCTTATGGCCTTCAAACTCTACTAAAAACCAATATTTAAAGCCCTTTCCTTCTTTTGCAGGATAGCTTTCTATTTTGGTAAGATTAATGCCATTTTTATGAAAACCCTGAAGGAAGCCAGCCAGACTACCTGGTTCATTATCATTCGAAAGTTTTACTAAAATGGTAGTTTTATCATTGCCACTTGAAACATTATTGAAGTTTCTGCTGATGATAAGAAAGCGAGTGTAATTGTCCGGGCTATCTTCTATGTTTTGAAATAAGATAGGTAGATGATACATCTTTCCTGCTATGTGAGAGCATATGGCTGCACTGTTTTCTTCTCTGGAGGCTAGTTTAGATGCCTTAGAAGTAGAATCAACCGGTATAAGCTCAACACTTTTATCGAAGTACTCATCTATGAATTTGCCACATTGTTTAAAGGCAATATCCTTAGAGTAGATTTTTTTAATATGCTTGGTGCTATCGCAATTGGAAGCAAATGAAAAGTGTATAGGCATAGGTATTTCGGCCACTATGTTGATGTCATAATCACATAGCACCTTAATGGTGTCATTCACCATACCCTCCTGATTGTTTTCAATAGGGATTATACCAAATCTTACTCTTTCTGTAGCAACGGCGTCAAAGACAGACTTAATGGTTTTCAAAGGAGTATAGTCTCCCATGGCACCAAATCTTGCCTCAGCCGCCTGATGAGTGAAGCTGCCCTCAGGGCCTAAATACGCCACCTTTTCAGGTAATTCCAGATTACGACTAACCGCAAATATTTCTAGAAATATAGCTTCTATCGCATTTTTATCAAGTTTACCTGTGCTGGCCGCGCTGAGCCTTTCTATGATGGCTTTTTCTCTTTCAGGCCTATAAACACTAGCATTAGTACTCTGCTTAATGTTCCCGATTGTTTTGACCAGTTCCATTCGCTCGTTTAATAAACTTAAGAGCTCATGATCGATTGAATCAATCTTTTTTCGGAGGTCGTCTATGTTTAATACTTCATTCATTACGGAATAAAGATATTTAAAAAATAAAACAACCAAGAGCAAAAGGTTAATTTATATCTTTGCGGAATTATTTCATGGACTATGCAGATTGAATCTAATATATCATTTGATGATACCTCGATAGCTTTTGAAGCCAAATCAAATAAGGCGCTGAATAAGGCTAATTTTATTTTTTCAGTAGTTAATAATCCGTTTATATCTAAGTTGTCAACTAGTGCTGTGAAAGTGGCCTTGGCTCTTCATATGCCTGTAAAGGGAATTATTAAGAATACAGTATTTGAGCATTTTTGTGGGGGTGAGACTATTAAAGATAGTGAGAAAACCATCAATGAGCTTTTTGAATATAACGTTGGGACTATTCTTGACTATTCGGTAGAGGGTGAGGGTAATACTGAAAATTATGAAAAAACTAAGGATGAGGTAATCAAAACTATCCTTACGGCCCATGAGTCTGATGCTATTCCTTTCAGCGTTTTTAAGGTCACTGGTATTGGTTCTACTAAAGTTTTGCAGAAAAAGCAGGAAGGAAAGGATCTTTCGGAGCAGGAAAAGCAAGATTGGGATAGACTGCATTCCAGAGTACATCAGATCTGTGAAGTGGCTTATGAGAAGAAGGTGAGAATTCTTATAGATGCTGAAGAGTCGTGGATTCAGGATAGTATTGATGAATTGGCTTATGAAATGATGAAGAAATTCAATCAAAAGCAGCCAATCGTTTACAATACATACCAAATGTACCGATCAGATATGCTGGGCAACCTTAAAAATGCTTTTCATTATGCTGCTATGGATAACTATTTCTTAGGGGCTAAGTTGGTACGTGGTGCCTACATGGAGAAGGAGAGGGAGAGAGCTGAAGAGATGAATTATGAAAGTCCTATTCATATTAACAAGGAAGCTACAGATGCTGACTTTGATAAGGCACTTTCGTTTTGTATAGATAATAAGCAGCGCATAAGTATTGTATGCGGATCTCACAACGAATATAGTAATCACTATTTAACCTTGCTTATGGGTAAGCATAGCATGGTGAATAATGATTCGAGAGTGTTTTTTGCTCAGCTTTATGGAATGAGTGATAACATATCATTCAATCTGGCTAAGGCTGGTTATAATGTGGCTAAATACGTGCCTTACGGCCCGGTGAAGTCAGTAATGCCTTATCTGTTTAGAAGGGCCAATGAAAATACTTCAGTAGCAGGCCAGAGTAGCCGTGAATTAACGCTGATCAGAAAGGAAATTAAGAGAAGGAGTAAAAAGTAATAATGGATATTATTTATCCATTATTACAAACTCTACTCTTCTGTTTTTTACACGTCCGGATTCAGTGTCATTAGAGGCTATTGGGTTAGCTTCTCCGAAACCTAAGGAAGATATTCTTTTCTTCTTAATACCCTTGTTTACAATGTATTCCATTACGGATCTAGCTCTGTCTTCAGATAGTTTCTGATTATAGTTTGCAGAACCTAAAGAGCAGGTGTGCCCATCGAGCTGAATGACCACTGATGGATTGTCTTCCATGAATTTGAATACCTTATCTAACTGAGGAATAGATTCAGATCTTAAAGTGGCTTTATCAAAGTCAAAATAAATATTGTCCAAAGGTATTCTCTCACCCACTTCAATTGGAGTCATGTGAATAACATATTCCAATTTCTCATCTTCGAAAACAGTAGAAAGGTCTATCTGATGGGTTTCTACTGAAAGGTAATTTTCAGCTTGCCCTGAAATTTCATAGGTGTGACCTTTTGGTATAATAAAATCAAAAATACCTGTATTGTCAGTAGATGGATGCCATTCCGCCAGATCCATTTCTTTGTTATACACTACCAACTCTGATGTGGGAATAGGTTCCAATGTATTCTTATCTACAACTTTTACTTTTAGCTCTACGGTTGGTTCCGGTAACTCATAAGCAGGAAGCTCCAGGCGGTATATGTCTGCATCCACGCCGTTTCCACGAGTGTAATACGCATACTTACTATCATAGGCTAAGTGAAAGAAGATCTCATCGTCAGTGGAGTTGATGTAGGGGCCCAGGTTTTCCGGAGTACTCCAATTAGTCCAGGTATCATCTAGTCTTCTTGAGATGTAAACATCACTTCCTCCAAAACCTAAATGACCGCTAGATGAGAAATACAAGGTCTTACCATCAGCAGCAAGAAATGGTGAAGATTCTTCTTCAGGCGTATTAATGCTAGGTCCCAGATTTTTTGGAGTTGACCATCTGCCGTTCTCTTGTCTAAAGCTCACATAAAGGTCTCTCATACCTTCGCTATCTCTTCTCTGTACAGACATGATAATGATCTGCTGGTTGATTCCTAAATAGTAGTTAGCAAAACGAGAGAAGTTCTCTTCATTTTCTATAAATACCGGTTCCACCTTAGATAGTCCTTCAGGGGTTTGTGTGGCTATAGAAAGCCCTTCAGTCATTTTGTTTTTCCTGTAGCGATTGCCAAGTAACAATACATATCCATCTCCTTTTGGAGTAACACTACAGATGAAATTCGGCCCTTTATTATTTAAGCCTTCGCCAATGTTCTTGGCTTTAGTCCATTCTCCATTATCATCCTTAGTAGATATCCATATATCCTCCAGATCATCTTCACCACCAATGTTTTGTGGATCCTGAACTCTGCTGAAGAACATAGTTTTTCCATCTGGGGTAAGAAGAGGTTTTAGATCTTTATAGGGGCTGTTAATGCTGTCGCTTAACCTCTCAGCCTGAACCGATTCGTATATACCGTCTGCGATTTTGATATCTATTTTGATAGGATCTTTTGAATCTGAAATGGCTATAGCATCTATTCCGTTGTATCCAGGCACATCTTTTCCATGAAGAATAACTTTTACCGCTGTTACCTTATACGGTGTAGGGTCAGTGAAAATGTTGATTATTCTACTTTTTAAAGGAATAGGTCTTGGCGTAAACTCATTGATGAAGTGCTCACCGCCATTTTCATCATAAGCAAACACTCTCCAGATAGCAGTTGGGTTAATTGACTCAGCAATAGCTATTTGTTGAATGGAGATCGGTTCCGCAAAACCTACTTTAATAAAATCTTCCTGATCAGGTTTTTTAGGTGTCCAGGCCCTACTTGATCCCTCACTTCCGGGGTATATATCCGGTTCACCAAGAATCTGACTTGCCTTGTAGGATTCACCGGCCAGCTGTGCCAGGTGCATGGGTGTTTTCCTTTCAGAAGAAAATTCAATCACTTTTGAAGCCCATAGCACTTTTTGAGCATTTACCTGTGTGTTGAATAGAAAGAATGTAATTATTAATAATAAAAAATTTCTAAGCATGGTTAGTATCT
This genomic interval carries:
- the aroB gene encoding 3-dehydroquinate synthase codes for the protein MTSDIIYTSEAGVKVSEILNQGGYNKIAVLVDENTRKDCYPLITNHLSEHIVIEIKSGEINKTLDTCGFIWQELTHYAFDRKSVLINLGGGVIGDMGGFCASTYKRGIDFINIPTTLLSQVDASVGGKLGIDFNGYKNHIGLFRDPNAVIIDQTFLKTLPSNELRSGFAEVIKHHLIADHSGWVKLNEMTFPKLNWSEVVPHSVKIKSDIVNNDPYEGGLRKVLNFGHTIGHAIESYLLNEDRAILHGEAIAAGMICEGYLSVKKGFISNEECKALEAYILSVFDKTEIKPNDLDGILSYLIQDKKNQKNKIMASLLKNIGEANWDIEITSEEVSEAINYYNSL
- a CDS encoding OmpA family protein, yielding MLRNFLLLIITFFLFNTQVNAQKVLWASKVIEFSSERKTPMHLAQLAGESYKASQILGEPDIYPGSEGSSRAWTPKKPDQEDFIKVGFAEPISIQQIAIAESINPTAIWRVFAYDENGGEHFINEFTPRPIPLKSRIINIFTDPTPYKVTAVKVILHGKDVPGYNGIDAIAISDSKDPIKIDIKIADGIYESVQAERLSDSINSPYKDLKPLLTPDGKTMFFSRVQDPQNIGGEDDLEDIWISTKDDNGEWTKAKNIGEGLNNKGPNFICSVTPKGDGYVLLLGNRYRKNKMTEGLSIATQTPEGLSKVEPVFIENEENFSRFANYYLGINQQIIIMSVQRRDSEGMRDLYVSFRQENGRWSTPKNLGPSINTPEEESSPFLAADGKTLYFSSSGHLGFGGSDVYISRRLDDTWTNWSTPENLGPYINSTDDEIFFHLAYDSKYAYYTRGNGVDADIYRLELPAYELPEPTVELKVKVVDKNTLEPIPTSELVVYNKEMDLAEWHPSTDNTGIFDFIIPKGHTYEISGQAENYLSVETHQIDLSTVFEDEKLEYVIHMTPIEVGERIPLDNIYFDFDKATLRSESIPQLDKVFKFMEDNPSVVIQLDGHTCSLGSANYNQKLSEDRARSVMEYIVNKGIKKKRISSLGFGEANPIASNDTESGRVKNRRVEFVIMDK
- a CDS encoding proline dehydrogenase family protein, with protein sequence MQIESNISFDDTSIAFEAKSNKALNKANFIFSVVNNPFISKLSTSAVKVALALHMPVKGIIKNTVFEHFCGGETIKDSEKTINELFEYNVGTILDYSVEGEGNTENYEKTKDEVIKTILTAHESDAIPFSVFKVTGIGSTKVLQKKQEGKDLSEQEKQDWDRLHSRVHQICEVAYEKKVRILIDAEESWIQDSIDELAYEMMKKFNQKQPIVYNTYQMYRSDMLGNLKNAFHYAAMDNYFLGAKLVRGAYMEKERERAEEMNYESPIHINKEATDADFDKALSFCIDNKQRISIVCGSHNEYSNHYLTLLMGKHSMVNNDSRVFFAQLYGMSDNISFNLAKAGYNVAKYVPYGPVKSVMPYLFRRANENTSVAGQSSRELTLIRKEIKRRSKK
- the pheA gene encoding prephenate dehydratase; the protein is MNEVLNIDDLRKKIDSIDHELLSLLNERMELVKTIGNIKQSTNASVYRPEREKAIIERLSAASTGKLDKNAIEAIFLEIFAVSRNLELPEKVAYLGPEGSFTHQAAEARFGAMGDYTPLKTIKSVFDAVATERVRFGIIPIENNQEGMVNDTIKVLCDYDINIVAEIPMPIHFSFASNCDSTKHIKKIYSKDIAFKQCGKFIDEYFDKSVELIPVDSTSKASKLASREENSAAICSHIAGKMYHLPILFQNIEDSPDNYTRFLIISRNFNNVSSGNDKTTILVKLSNDNEPGSLAGFLQGFHKNGINLTKIESYPAKEGKGFKYWFLVEFEGHKDDENISQIMNDPNIKIKWLGSYTRLC